In Triticum aestivum cultivar Chinese Spring chromosome 5B, IWGSC CS RefSeq v2.1, whole genome shotgun sequence, the following proteins share a genomic window:
- the LOC123110185 gene encoding uncharacterized protein, translating to MATAGVEDLFEGLAVSGTMPVRCGRKNKKGSSSSARSQEVEVAEVPMPSRRGGEKGFPKAAPPRRGGDKGSSRRGKEKRFPKGGSQEDAVIKTGRLDRKKGFRKAGSEEEEKKKRMPEEMVNDILSWEKPPRFTMFKSAGFFNKLRDELFEYQQEIKEEVEEKGYAELPDDFKEYTKEADIKAYRKAYLKVFGTEPPPELCSL from the coding sequence ATGGCGACTGCCGGCGTGGAAGATCTGTTCGAGGGTCTGGCTGTGTCAGGGACAATGCCGGTGCGTTGCGGTCGGAAGAACAAGAAGGGGTCTTCTTCCAGTGCGCGTTCgcaggaggtggaggtggcggaggtgccGATGCCGTCGCGTCGTGGTGGAGAGAAGGGATTTCCCAAGGCAGCACCGCCGCGTCGTGGTGGCGACAAGGGATCGTCGCGTCGTGGTAAAGAGAAGCGATTTCCCAAGGGCGGTTCGCAGGAGGATGCAGTGATCAAGACCGGGCGTCTCGATCGGAAAAAGGGGTTCAGGAAGGCCggttcggaggaggaggagaagaagaagaggatgcctGAAGAGATGGTGAACGACATCCTGTCCTGGGAAAAGCCTCCCCGCTTCACAATGTTCAAGTCCGCCGGCTTCTTCAACAAGTTGAGGGATGAACTCTTCGAGTATCAGCAGGAGatcaaggaggaggtggaggagaagggCTACGCTGAGCTCCCCGACGACTTCAAGGAATATACCAAGGAAGCTGACATTAAGGCTTACAGAAAGGCATACCTTAAGGTGTTTGGCACTGAACCGCCGCCTGAGCTCTGCTCTCTCTGA